The Oreochromis niloticus isolate F11D_XX linkage group LG18, O_niloticus_UMD_NMBU, whole genome shotgun sequence DNA window AAAGCATAATTTTTCTTTGAAGGCAAATggtcttcattttcagtttgtGCCATCTTTTTTGCAGATTAACTACACCTCAGAGAGTAGCTGACCAGTGCATCACTTCCATGGAAACTATGGGTGATCACAGCAATATGAAAGCGACTGAAACAATCGTAAGGAGGGTTTTGTCAACTGTTCGAAGAAGATGTATTTTCCCCTAGTGATGGGTTTTAGCAGTCATTTtcccagcaacctccagcaactaATGGGGGGAGTACTCAATTGTCACTATGGCTATCACATCCAAAATGCCCAACAAGTTAATGTCATATGATTAGCAGTCTGTAAAACTCTATTAGCATAACGTAATGTCTGCTTGTGGACATGTCTGAATAGGGTGTCCTTCCTTCTTTTTGCTCTAGGCCAAACCGAGTATTTCAAGTAGAAAGAAGACGTTTAAAGCAAACTCTCTCTTATTTGTCTGTTGTATATTCAAAACGGCAACTTCATACAATGCTTCAGCTTGATTCCCAGAATATTATCTAGAGCTCATTATTGAAAATGTTTATAGATCACATTTCCAGGTATACcattacttttaactgttaatTCACTACCTGGGACCACATCCTCATTTAGGTTTGACAGTGTTTCTAGAAGATAATAGCAGATGGCTTAAGCATTAATTGAAGGTGTGTTTTGGGAAGGGCCTTAGAGGGGACTGACGGCGGCTCCTGGGTCAGGCAGATCCCCATGTTTTAATGAGAAGTGAATTAATTGAAAAAGGGAGGAAGGATGGGACATGAAAACaagaatgaacagcttgtagTGCTCAGGAGGTCAGATGTATGGAGGTGTGGTCCTGCTCCttaaattcagataaattatTTCCAGTATGCAGTCAGGTttctgggttttgttttgtttttttgttgttgttgctttttacCCAAACTATAACCATGAAAATGTCCGGTAATGGTCTGTTAGAAAAACCACTACTTTGTTCCAGCCTGAAATATTACAAGAGCTATAACGTGGATTGCCAATGATTTTTCCTCTTGCAATAttaaagctactttcagcttcTCTCTTAGTCATAAAGGGTCATAACAGCAGGTTGCTCTCAATATTTGATTTAGCAGTTATATGCCAGATACCCTTCCTGACGCAACCCCCTAGGGATTTGTGGTCTCATAATCTGGCAAGCCAGGTTAATACTGCTGCTACCAAAGTGTAGTATCATGTACTGTATTCAGTGTATTGGGACGAACTTTAGACAGTAGTGATCCCAGACAAGATTTACTGATATTGTTCAGGACTTGAGTAAAGTGTTTCAACAGtgattaaatgaaataattactGTTACAGATGACATGTAGTTATCTATGTGCAGCTCAGGAAGGTTAGCTTTTTATCTAGCACCATTACCAAGCCCAACACTTTGGTTTATGAATGAAAACCATTGGTTTTTGACATCTTACTGTACTGAGTGGTAAAGAGTAACCCTTATACCTGCTTTACATCAGCAGGTGAACACGCTTACATTACCATCTGTTTATCCGCAGAGAGCTTCTAGCATATCTGCAGACTGTattaagtaaaactaaaatataaatTCTGTACGTACGGCAGATAGCAGATCGGGGAAACTGTCGACCAAAGTGTGGCGGCAGCACTTCGATCCCATGCAGACTGGTGTTTGGCAGAGCGCACAGCATCGACAGCCCCCACAACATGAGGATGACCCTCTTAACGTGAGCACGTGTGGTCAAATGCTTGACTTTGAGGGGGTGCACCACCGCCACGTAGCGCTCCACGCTGAGCGCAGTGACATTGAGGATGGAAGCAAAGCAGACAGTTTCAAATAGGAAGGTTTTGAAATAGCATCCCCCTTCTCCGAGCAGGAAGGGGTAGTTCTGCCACATCTCGTAGATCTCTAACGGCATCCCCAGAAGCAGCACCAGCAGGTCGGACGCAGCCAGGCTCAGCAAGTAGTAATTGGTTGGCGTTTGCATCACTCTGTAGCGTAAAATGACCGCACAGGTCAGGGAATTGCCCAGGACACCCACGATGAAGATGGTGAGGTAAGTGACACAGACAGGGAGAAACATGGGGGATTTTGATTCCCCCAGAATTTTGGACAGGTACTTGTCCTCAGTCAAGCAAAGCATTTCTTCCAGATCTTCTTGAGTGGCATTCGCCAACACCCAGGAGATATTCATTCCACACACCACAGCAGAATCGGGGCATCCTAAGTCACCAAGTTCTCTGTCACCAGTTAAAATGGCTGCAAGTGAGTTGAAGGTGCAGTTAGGTAACGGCATCGTGGTGACTGGACAGCAGGTTCCTCAACTAATATAAACCTgatggaaaaggaaaaaggagacagTGTGAATTTTAAAGGACTCCTTAAACACTAAAGAACAACTCATGCGTCAGAAAAGGGTGAAGGCTCTTTAAGCTGCACCCTTATTCACAACGTGGTTCGACACAGCAGATGGatctgcatatttgatttgaCATATTGTTacaccagatgcccttcctgacacaaccctccTAGAGATTTGTAACTCCTTCTGTTCTCCAAGGATCTTTTATATGTTAGGTGAGTGCATTATCCGCTACACTATGGAGCCAGTCAGGAATCTGTAAAAGTAGAAAGTAGGAAGTTTGATATTTAACATCTGATGGGATCAACTAgtgttgtgatttttaaaaaatctgaattaaaaaatgtaaacagttcATAATTAACGGTTGCTGAAGTTAAATAATACATTCATCTATGAGGCAGGGATGATGATACTGAAGATGCTACTCCTTTTGTATCTTGAGAACTATAAGATCCTGCTGTTTGAAGCTTGGCAATTCGCTTTATATATAAGACGTAGCCCCCATGATACCATGCATCAGTCAGTGCGCTGCAGTTTTGGCCAAGAACTACATGTCATCAGCTAATATTAGCTGCATTCGTAGTGTGGCACATTAGTAACAAATGTAAATAGAATAATAGCAGAAATTCCCTCGCTGAAGTTGGAGTGCAGACTTTCTTTGACTATCTCTTCGACAGTAGACTTAACTGCACTGTGAACACTATTATCTGTCAGTGACTTCAATTAACTGAGGTGACACCAAGCAGACAGCTAGATGATAGCTGCCTGTCGCTCACGcacgcataatcacatgtaatTTTAGACCTCAGTATTATTAAGACatctaatttaaaaacaatccCCCCAAAGTAGTCTCATGGCATTACAGGTTGGCTTCAGCCCAGGCAGCTGTTGCTGGAGAATAAACGTATGCCTACGTTTATTCTTGCCCTTTGCTACTGCAATGTCCAACCTTGACATGATAAAATTTTAAGCCtctgattttaaaaagaagaaagaagcttAGGTTCAAGTACAAAAGAAAGAAGTAAGCTCAGTgactttttaatattaatataactTTGATTGGATGTTTGCATCCTATGTGTTTTGTATCTCTACATAAAGAAAAGACTGTTGTTGACTTTCATCTATAGCAACTAGCAACAGCCCAATCAGTTCACTGAATCCCTGATAAGAATGTTCAGCACATGCTTTCTAATTGTCTTTAATATGTTTAATATCCTCTCTGGTCCTCTCGACAAAAATTGATTTTACGATTAACAGCGCTGTCACAATATTGCCCTGTTAGAAATTTATGTTCAGCAGAATACAGACGCCAGGGAGGCTGTTTAGATGTGTTTAGGCTGTGTTTGGATTCCCCCAGGGGGATTTGTATATCATTGTAACAGGCAGCGGAGTTGTTAAGATAACTTCAAATGAGGTACAAACAAAAAGGACAAACACTCACCTGCAGTTTGTGGTCTTTATACTCTTCTTATCTACGGGATTCGCAAGAGCTGAAGAAATGAGGGAAGATGGGTGATTGTCATGTTTCTCTGCATCCTGGACTTTTTTCTGACACTTTATCTTGACCGCCTTGGTGCCTTAGTGCGTCACAACTGGCTCGGCTTCCCGTATTTGATGGCTGGTGTTCAGCCCacctcttgctctctctctctctctctctctctgtctccttctcgctcgctcgctctctctccatctctctttaTCCCTGGAGTATCTTCTCGCGTCCTCCATCACTACATGCTTTATCTTTCTCCTCCAATTCAActtgttttcatcttttcttctcATCTTACTCTCGACACCGTGATACACACTTTCATGAACCTAGCCTGCACAGACACTACCTGCCTTGTGATCCTGCATTATATTGCTTTCACAGATATTGCACCGGTGAGAAAATTAAAGGTGAGATTGCTTTGACCCTAAAGCCTGCGAGCTGAGTACAGGTATGTGtggtatttatgtgtgtgtgtggatgtgctCCCATTTCCACTCATTTCAAATCAAAGATAAAACAAACACTCTTTTTCATTAGTAGAATCGGCAGCAACTGGCGAGGTGCACATctggaaacaagaaaaaaaggctgtaaaaatgtgaaataagaGTTTTTCCatcagaaaagacaaaaaagcttttgttttgatttgtgcaACAGATTTTTCTCAAATACTTTTtgcaatttgaaaaaaaaaccccaaaacaaatgtTAAAGAACCTACAGTCTGCAGAAGGCAAATGTGAATGTCTTGGATGTACCTCTGTGATCGATAATTGTGACGTGCGTGTTGGCATGACCGCTTTGCTGTTGATGTTCATGTCCCTCACAGGATGAATCATAACTACTTTGCTAATCTCTAATCTTTTTTCCCATCAGTGtattaagatttaaaactgGTCCAGAATGTTAGTTTTTGCTATAAGATGCTCCTTTTAGCTGTTCCCTTACACTTGTTTCATGTTCCCACAGTTGTGTCCATTTGCATAGGTATTTGTCTATGCAAATGTGTTCCCATGCAGTCGTCCAAAAACCCACATAGCTTGACTGTGCATTGGTCAAATGATGATTGGTTGATGAGTGGACTGGAACAAGGAATGGATCAACAGTGGAGTTCACCAGGAACATGAGAAACAGGAGAAAATCACAGACAGGCGCTGCACTGGACACATTTTATTGTCTCAGCTTTttgtaatttatcatttcacTCTGGGTGGTGGACCACCTAAAACACAAGCAAGAATGGCCCACCTTCCAGTTGTACCACATACCTTTGGCACTGCCTCCATCTGGCAACAGGCGCTCTCTGCAGGAAGATGAGCAGTCTGCAGCACCCCACGGTCTACCAACACACTGCCAATGTTCAGCCCATTAGGACTCCGAAATGCTTCTCTTGTGCTTCTAAAACAGACATGTTGCAACTGTTTGCTGTCACCAGGGGTCAGTGTCACAAACAACCCATCTGTGGGTTACTCTTGTTTGTGGTGGTGTCGATCCAACATATTAACCACATGCCAGGGTGAATCAAAGACATATCTGGTTAATATTAGCACTTTAGTGCTATGCAGCTGTTAGCATTTAGCTTGAAATAGGCCTACTAGTGTCAATAGCAATATTGGGTGTAACTATTTATCATGCAGTGACACACAATGATTTTTATAGAAAGTGAAGAAGCAAGACACACAGGACCAGATTAAAACTTGCTACCCTCTAATCAGTCTCCTGTCCAGTCCTGAGAAACATTACTGCTTTCAAATCAAAGctactaataaaaaaaatgtcaacagcTGACTGAAGAAATTAATCCAATCTTTTCATGCTTGCATAACAATCAGCCAAGTAAGCAGGAGATAggaaagaaatgacagaaaCGCCTACAACTACAACAACGTCTtgctctttgcaagcatctgcacagacagcatgctaatgctaagcagGCGAAGAGCCCAGAGTGATGATAAAGCTGATTGAATGCAGACCCCAGCCAAACAGCCAGAACCTGAatttcaacaggtaacaaatggatgagcagtcagactgcatcctctgtttctacctgttcatatttctaaagtagaatcactgtgaCAGCAACGTTATagtctctttgtgctggttttcatctttgctttgtgttgtcggctttgtgttcatacctaaatactAAGACAAAGATCATacgtgtcctcattaggatagggTGAATGGTAATTATGAGACCGTGTGTTTCACGTCAGTTTACAGAGAAATGCAAAAGTAATGTAACGAGTAGTATAACACCTTACTTTCTCCTGGATTGTTGTACAGAAAGGCAAGAATGCAATGGTAAAGTGCAAACACTGCTCGACTCCACTATCACCATTTGCACCAATGCAGCTTTGAATGTTTCTAAGGCAACACAACAGCCCAACCAAGAGTGATGCACACGCTGAGTGCACGATGATCTTAACCAAGAAGTAAAAGCTTGATTGTCAGCAGGTAAGAAAATCGTGGATGACAAGTGAGGTTTTACTGTTATGAGATTTTTCCTTGAAGTTTCTTCTATTATCTCTGCTGTTAGCTTTGCCTTAAAATgtatacacaaaaacaaagctcTGATATATATGACCTCCTAATTAAGACAGGAATGAAACGACAATGAGGAACCCTAAGCAAATTGCCAGTGAGACGTTTTCTCCTTAGAGATTCAGACGAAAAACACTGTTGTTATATAGCAACACAGCGGTCTTGTAAGCAACCAGTTACATAATCAATTACAGAAGAAAAACCTTTAAAGGCGAACCACTCCGCTTCTTTCGTCATGTACAGTTAATCGCAAGATAAACAGTAGTAGTACAAAGAACTTGTTGGATGATATTGCATTGTATTGCAGCAGCCTCAACCACCCACTTTTGTGGTACCCCCCTCTCACTGGCTCTGTTCCAGGAAATGAGAGCTGTGAATTTTTTCTTGCCGTGCTGCTTTCAGCGTGAACGTGTCCTCTCTGAACTAAGCAATTAGCAAGTCGTAACGAGGGATAAAATCACCAACCCCGCATCTCTTTCTGCTAGACCAGTGATAAGTACAGTGGTCTGTAATGTACTATTAACATGAAGTACGGCACGTTTTTAACATCAGACCTCGAGCTTAGTCCGAGCACTGCTTAATCAGCACAGTCTCGTTACACCTTATTTCATCACTCGTTGCTAGTCTAGTATGAAAAACAGGGTAGATGTATTTTAACGTGGGTCCTTGATTTTAAGtggcttgtgttttttttagtgttttgtcTTCCTGCATTAGGCTGAGGATATGTGAGTCATCAAGTGTATCGGGAAGTGAAGTGCTCCAGTTCTAAAGGCTGAGATGAGTGCTTTTATTACTGCAAACCAAAAGCCTCATTAGCCAGAAATCCAGGATTTAAGactatttttgcatttgtgCAGAGAAGAGAAACTATTCCGTACGTGAGGATTGTCTAGCTAATGCAGCAGCTCACTGAGAAACATCCTACACAATACATTTACAGACTAGCGAGGACGGAGACAGAGATTTCTGAGTGATAAATCATCAGCGACGCTTCTGTCAGAGAGCAGAAAATTTTGCCAGTTGCACACGATCCTATGACTGTGGCTTGCCCCCCCCTCCACTCCTCCTTGTAACCCTGCCTCCCTCTGCGATGGTGACTAATTCAATCATTGCTTTTAATCCTGATACTGGAGTCCAACACTTTCACAGCAGGGAACTGATATGTCCCTGTTGGTGCCTCCTTTTAGCAAAGTGTTAATTTGGATCCTGTGACAGGGGGCCGGcaacaaaatgttttaaatgagaGTGGACTAAACTGTGACCACAAGAGTGAAAGTCATAATGAAAGCTGATGTGGTAAAGGATGGTTCCACCGAAACTGAAAATCCTATTTTTCTGTTATATAGTCCCTGTCGGTGCATACAGATTTGGTCTTTCAGCTTGTCCCTGTTTTTCTGGACAGTCCAAGGAGGagtgatttttctttgtttttgatatTCAGAGATCAGTATTACTAGCCTCCGTTGCTCTGTGAATACCTAAatagtgcttttattttgatctCAAGACTACATGTGGGTAGTTCCTCATGAGGACTATAGACAGTTTAAAAGGCAGATGTAACTTTTGGGTCTGAAAAGTAAAGCTAAGAAGTGccttaaatttacatttttttttaaaggcccaGGGATGCAAACACTTTCATTCCAATAGGAATTACTTATGGGACAATGGCCTTCAGCCAACCCCTTTCTAATGAGTTTACTGCCTCAGACATCATTTATTCTATATGACTCCACTTTGTCCATTTTGAAAATGTTGATCAGTCTAAGTGTCATTTTAGAGCAAGTAACCAGATTAAAAGTCAGACAGGACTGAAAATGCTTCATGTAAACATGCCAAACAGGACATTCGGACCCGATCACGCTCCTTTGGATCAAAAGTTCCTTCTGATAGGGACAGGTTGGTTATATCGATCGATAATCAGATTGGTTTGCATGGATACACTTCTGAAATGATCTTTACTGCACCTCTATACGTTGAAGTGCTGTTTTTTGAAGCCATTTGAAAATGTATAACTGTAAGGTAACGTTTTCAGATATTTACATGGGCAAAAGTACAAAAGATGCactgaaaaaacattaaaaatacattaaaagtctaaatataaaaattaaaagtactcatatcatttttttaactcacactttaaaataaaaccagcattttgtttttgttactgaTGATAATAGAGCCCATCTGTTGCAGATCACGCTGCAGCTAATGATAATTTTCATTACAGACTAATCTATTCTCAATTAACTGATTGCTTGGATTGTAAAAATTCAGAAAATGGTCTTAGATAACAAAGTGAAACCATTGCAGTGATACTTTGTCTAACAAGCAACCCAAATCCCCAAATTGCACATCCAAAAACTGGAATTAAGGATAAAAgtcataaatacaaaaaaagagagagagaattttGAAATGATGTGTAATCAATCAATGAAGCACCTCAGCTTTAATTCTCTATGACCTGCAATCTTAAGCTCTATAAACTCTGAATACATCTTGTGAACAAACTAGTACAGTCATATAAATAAAGGATTAAAAAGTTGCCAACAAGACTTGCCTTTGAAATTAAGTGGAGTAGAGgtgtaaacacaaaactgtAAACACTCCAATCTTTTGCTAGGGTGCAGAAGTGAAACAGTTTGCTTACCTTTCATATCCCGTATATGCATAAACAGAAACTTACTTATCCAAGCATTTTGTCAGGTATGAATGTTAAGAAGAACTCAAAATTAGACAGGGAGCAGGTCGAGTTCAAATGTTTCAGCACTGAGAAAAGCGTGCGGCGCTCAATTAGCTCGTGTTGCGGCACCACCGCCCACAGACAGCTGCAAAAAGGTGCAAAAGGTGAATTGTTGTCTTTCTtacaagagaaaaacacaagcaTAGAAGAGACACAGAAGTAAAGCATTATAAGGACTATTTAAGCAGAGTGTAGGCAGTGACAGACGCAGCTGCGGtaaacacaaaattaaaaacatttatagctttctgggttttttaaaatcattattattatattatggagattcaaagtttaaaaagacAGGCAGGGAAGAGTAGAATAAAATGAGATAAACTCCCTTACATCTCTCACATAAATTCACCAGCTGTCTAACTACTCTCACTTTATGTTTACTATCGGCCTGAAGCAGAGTGCTAATGTAGCGTAGCTAAACAGCCCAACGCCGTCTGCTGAGAGTGGACCTCTTATGTTGCCAAGGTGCTGACGGTAAAAATACCCAGAGGAACCTTACAAGCCAATGGGTGCCATCATGGTGGCTACGTCATCGTTTACACTGCCAAAGGTGAGAAGTGGGAagatggttaaaaaaacaagacgATGAAACAAATTGACCGTCTCGCTAACATCGCTAAGAGGCTTCAGGCGTTAGCTGTGTGCTCTTTAGTGTTAATGCTGAGCTACTTTTGACTGCTGCCTTATTTCCCAAGAGGTGGCCACAGCAGAGGGACCTGcatatttgttttgtcacatgTTTTTACACCACATGCCTTTCCTAACACAACTCTTCCATTTATCCAGTCTTGGGACTAGCATGGAAGTACGTTAGCTTGTGACCCTGTCAGGCTGGGTTTTTGTCCCCTTTTGGACCTTTTGCGGGTAAAGTGAATGTGCTAGCTGTGTTATGGGTGCATCTTATCATTGTCAATGTTAAATGCTCAGCAGTATATTTAAGGAATAATCTTTGGTACATCAGCTAAGATCAGATTGGCTAAGTTCAAATCAACTCAGCTTTGCTAATGAGTTGACTCCAGTGCTACAATATTTTCCAACAGGCAGGGGCCTCTGAAAAGTAaacgaataaataaataatatttaattaCACAAGTTCCCAGAAAGTGACGGTTGTAGGAAAATGCTTggaaaaatacatgttttttgtatttaaagctGTTATAATTCTATTGTTAGAGGATTTCCAATGTGCTTGCAGACACAGGAAGGCACTGATGAGGCTGTTAACAACATTAGCCATCTGAGTCTTAAGCTGGTGGAAGACACAAACTCTATATGGGCCTGCTTTCTGTTGATTTTGGTTCAGCCTTACCTGCTGCTTTTGATTAAACAcaatcattttcagtcttttttatttttaaactctaCCTCTTCTGATAGCAGATCTTATATACACTGTCCTAGCGCATCACAGTTTCAGCTCTAGTGGTTTATAGAAATTAGCATGTGAAGATacctgaataaatatttttaaattctctGATGACACTACTATCCCTCATGTGATAGCACGGCCAGTTCTACATCCCCCTTCTATTATAAACTGTTGTAACGATAACCACCTCAttgtgaatgtgaaaaaaagagcAGCAAGTGTGTTAGTGCCCATAGTGATGCCATGTTTGCCTTGGAAGCCCATGCTGGCAGTATGTGCCTCGGGCTAAAGTAGAGGTCTAACTTTTCTTGAGGATCCTCACAGTGTATGTGATTGAACAGAAATGCTTGCATGTGTCAGAGTGGGAGAGCCTAATCAGGTATGTGAAACATGCCTGGTATCATAACCTCTCAGCGCAGTTAAAATCTAGTCTTGCCCATCACGTCCAGACCACCGTCAAGGTCATAGAGAAGCCGGAATACCAATCCTTTAGATCTACATTATATACCAGCAGTCTGGGCTCAGGGGAGCAGAGAACATCCTGGCTGATCCATCCCATATTCCCTATTATGAGTGTGAACTTTTACCCTCTGCAAGAAAATGTAGACTAAACTAAAATCATGCTTcagggtttttaaaaatgtatttgtaccTTCTTATATCAACTTGTTAAACATTATAACCCTGTTGTATGGATCGTGTATTAGTGCAGCTAaaagtcttttttgttttaattt harbors:
- the LOC102081250 gene encoding neuromedin-U receptor 1, whose product is MPLPNCTFNSLAAILTGDRELGDLGCPDSAVVCGMNISWVLANATQEDLEEMLCLTEDKYLSKILGESKSPMFLPVCVTYLTIFIVGVLGNSLTCAVILRYRVMQTPTNYYLLSLAASDLLVLLLGMPLEIYEMWQNYPFLLGEGGCYFKTFLFETVCFASILNVTALSVERYVAVVHPLKVKHLTTRAHVKRVILMLWGLSMLCALPNTSLHGIEVLPPHFGRQFPRSAICHLVKPIWMYNLIILISTLVFFLLPMLIISVLYLLIGLRLRRERVMTTVDTNCGFGSESISSSHKQRLSKRNVQVTKMLCVLVVVFGLCWAPFHIDRLMWSYINISYEQHRRIFEHVHVISGVLFYLSSAVNPILYNLMSTRFREMFSHITCHSNSWRGHSRSFQMTQRSTLREKTPQSSKTTSGAF